A single region of the Polyangiaceae bacterium genome encodes:
- a CDS encoding serine/threonine protein kinase: MRKDLGSDSMLPSVQQVVPKPGLVISDRYRLEENIGHGGYSLVFRANELRLNREVALKLLSKDTVDAAGLERFRREADLARQLQHPNTVRLLDFDLEAEPMPFIVYELLHGMNLAQLLKREGALPEERVVRLTTQILKSLMESHAVGIVHRDVKPGNVFVCTYAGEPDFVKVLDFGIAKTVGPDSLQLTANGMLVGTPRYMPPDQIRGLPPKPGMDLFAVGMMMAEMLAGTPVIRGSAADACLIQLSNDPVPLPPAALASRLASVIQRAVDKDPERRYPLANTMLEDLSRALLAAPVQQQWVGAGAGDSALDEAPTTLMAGESVDVPTVDAPLAAPEPLARPLAPAPPRSNALVVVAVVVVTLALGLVGLVILWLVRTR, translated from the coding sequence TTGCGAAAAGACCTGGGCTCCGACAGCATGCTGCCCTCCGTGCAGCAGGTCGTGCCCAAACCCGGTCTCGTCATCTCGGACCGCTATCGCTTGGAAGAGAACATCGGGCACGGAGGCTATAGCTTGGTGTTCCGAGCGAACGAGCTTCGGCTCAATCGCGAGGTCGCGCTCAAGCTGTTGAGTAAGGACACGGTGGATGCCGCGGGGCTCGAGCGCTTCCGTCGTGAAGCGGATCTGGCGCGCCAACTCCAGCATCCGAACACGGTACGGCTCCTGGATTTCGACCTGGAAGCCGAGCCCATGCCGTTCATCGTGTACGAGCTGCTCCACGGTATGAACTTGGCGCAGCTCCTCAAACGGGAGGGCGCGCTGCCGGAGGAGCGCGTGGTGCGTCTCACCACGCAGATCCTGAAGAGTCTGATGGAGTCCCACGCCGTTGGTATCGTGCATCGCGACGTGAAACCCGGAAACGTCTTCGTGTGCACCTACGCGGGGGAGCCGGATTTCGTGAAGGTGCTCGACTTCGGTATCGCCAAGACCGTGGGACCGGACTCCTTGCAGCTCACGGCCAACGGCATGCTGGTGGGCACCCCTCGCTACATGCCACCGGATCAGATCCGCGGGCTGCCGCCCAAGCCGGGCATGGACCTGTTCGCGGTGGGCATGATGATGGCGGAAATGCTGGCCGGCACTCCGGTGATCCGCGGCTCCGCAGCGGACGCATGCCTGATCCAGCTCTCGAACGATCCAGTGCCGCTTCCGCCGGCGGCGCTGGCCTCGCGCCTGGCGTCGGTGATCCAACGCGCCGTGGACAAGGATCCGGAGCGGCGCTACCCGCTGGCCAACACCATGCTGGAAGATCTCTCGCGCGCGCTTTTGGCGGCGCCAGTGCAGCAGCAGTGGGTAGGCGCCGGGGCGGGGGACAGCGCGCTGGACGAAGCCCCCACCACCTTGATGGCGGGAGAGAGCGTCGACGTGCCCACCGTGGACGCGCCGCTGGCGGCTCCTGAGCCACTGGCGCGACCGCTGGCGCCCGCTCCGCCGCGGAGCAATGCGCTCGTGGTCGTGGCGGTCGTGGTGGTGACCTTGGCGCTAGGCCTGGTAGGGCTCGTCATCTTGTGGCTGGTTCGCACCCGCTGA
- a CDS encoding VCBS repeat-containing protein translates to MDRLRLVFLFVLGVLVVGCGASTPDDDASTRATLTGDSPLVETFQKAEDETGVPAEVLATVAFVQTRFSMNRYSTEELGHAPRELGLMAIGTGGKVDVDSAAKLAGLPSSVVATDPSANVRAAALWLAAEAKRQGLMPLSAEGWRPVVEAYGGEELGLEVLRRLRLGFEAQDDDGLGIELQVDGPEDVLGQVAQSLGYPGAKWNPAYSGNYTNANRGASQINYIVIHTTQGSYAGTVSWFKNPAAKVSSHYVVRSSDGEITQMVDDRDIAWHDACFNSNSIGIEHEGYVQDPGKWYTEAMYQASAKLTAWLCDKYGIPKDRKHIMGHGEAPDCSDHTDPGSGWNWNHYMDLVKNGACKPSTEVCNGKDDDCDGSVDEGDVCLIEQVIVPQMGTLNGSPSSDLDGDGKADVCARASKGLLCSTSGSGFKGTLLGPELTNASGWDKPQYFGTLRMGDVNGDGKADVCARAAAGVSCWLSDGNGFPDKIAGPKWSNADGWDDIKYWSTLRLADVNGDGKADLCARSATDFRCHLSKGDGFGAAITGPALSDAKGWGHDRYYGTIRMGDVNGDGKADVCARGSGGVSCWLSDGAGFPDKIDGPTLTDANSWDGVQYWSTLRMADVNGDGKADLCARAAAGLRCWLSDGTSVTDKIDGPELSNAKGWNKPEYYSTLRFGDLNRDGKADVCARAAAGLRCWLSDGKGFPEQVTSDELSDKKGWNKPEYYSTLRLADDSGDGRADVCGRGIAGVFCWEFDGKAFSPPVTGPAWKDESGWNKIMYYSTLQAAGGCVASEEVCNQADDDCDGEVDEDDVCGGWNDGGVVGAAGAGGGAGAGGSPSGATPPALAPDESGCGCRTPRSPVGGGLPLFLALALGGSLWLRRRSAGANQPQDDEPYQA, encoded by the coding sequence ATGGATCGCCTGCGCCTCGTGTTCCTGTTCGTGCTGGGTGTGCTCGTCGTCGGCTGCGGCGCCTCGACGCCGGACGACGACGCCAGCACCCGCGCCACCCTCACCGGCGACTCGCCCCTGGTCGAGACGTTCCAGAAGGCCGAAGACGAGACCGGCGTGCCGGCCGAGGTGCTGGCCACCGTCGCCTTCGTCCAGACGCGCTTCAGCATGAACCGCTACTCGACGGAGGAGCTCGGCCACGCGCCGCGGGAGCTCGGCCTGATGGCGATTGGGACCGGCGGCAAGGTCGACGTGGACAGCGCCGCCAAGCTCGCAGGCCTGCCATCGAGCGTGGTGGCCACCGACCCGAGCGCCAACGTGCGCGCCGCGGCCCTGTGGCTGGCAGCAGAAGCGAAACGCCAAGGCCTGATGCCGCTGTCGGCGGAAGGCTGGCGCCCCGTGGTCGAAGCCTACGGCGGCGAAGAGCTCGGCCTCGAGGTCCTGCGGAGGCTGCGCCTCGGCTTCGAAGCGCAGGACGACGACGGCCTCGGCATCGAGCTCCAGGTGGACGGCCCAGAAGACGTGCTCGGGCAGGTCGCGCAGTCCCTCGGCTACCCCGGAGCCAAGTGGAACCCCGCTTACAGCGGCAACTACACCAACGCGAACCGCGGAGCGTCGCAGATCAACTACATCGTGATCCACACCACTCAGGGCTCCTACGCCGGCACCGTGAGCTGGTTCAAGAACCCCGCCGCCAAGGTCTCCTCGCACTACGTGGTGCGCTCGAGCGACGGCGAGATCACTCAGATGGTCGACGATCGTGACATTGCCTGGCACGACGCCTGTTTCAACTCGAACTCCATCGGCATCGAGCACGAGGGCTACGTTCAAGATCCCGGCAAGTGGTACACCGAGGCCATGTACCAAGCGTCCGCCAAGCTGACGGCTTGGCTGTGCGACAAGTACGGCATCCCCAAGGACCGCAAGCACATCATGGGCCACGGAGAAGCGCCGGACTGCTCCGACCACACCGATCCGGGCTCCGGCTGGAACTGGAACCACTACATGGATCTGGTGAAGAACGGCGCTTGCAAGCCCTCCACCGAGGTGTGCAACGGCAAGGACGACGACTGCGACGGCTCCGTGGACGAAGGCGACGTGTGCCTGATCGAGCAGGTCATCGTCCCGCAGATGGGCACCTTGAATGGCTCGCCGTCGAGCGATCTCGACGGCGACGGCAAGGCCGACGTCTGCGCCCGAGCGAGCAAGGGCCTCTTGTGCTCGACCTCCGGCAGCGGGTTCAAGGGCACGCTGTTGGGCCCCGAGCTCACGAACGCGAGCGGCTGGGACAAGCCGCAGTACTTCGGCACGCTGCGCATGGGGGACGTTAACGGTGACGGCAAGGCCGACGTCTGTGCTCGGGCGGCGGCGGGGGTTTCCTGCTGGCTCAGCGACGGCAACGGATTCCCCGACAAGATCGCCGGCCCCAAGTGGAGCAACGCCGACGGCTGGGACGACATCAAGTACTGGAGCACGCTGCGCTTGGCCGACGTGAACGGTGACGGCAAGGCAGATCTGTGCGCCCGGAGCGCGACGGACTTCCGCTGCCACCTCTCCAAGGGCGACGGCTTCGGCGCCGCCATCACCGGACCCGCGCTGTCCGACGCCAAGGGCTGGGGACACGACCGCTACTACGGGACCATCCGCATGGGCGACGTGAACGGCGACGGCAAGGCCGACGTCTGCGCTCGAGGCAGCGGCGGCGTGTCCTGCTGGCTGAGCGACGGAGCGGGCTTCCCCGACAAGATCGACGGCCCCACCCTCACCGACGCCAACAGCTGGGACGGCGTGCAGTACTGGTCCACGCTCCGGATGGCGGACGTCAACGGCGACGGCAAAGCGGATCTGTGCGCCCGCGCGGCCGCTGGGCTTCGCTGCTGGCTCAGCGATGGCACCTCCGTCACCGACAAGATCGACGGTCCCGAGCTCTCCAACGCCAAGGGCTGGAACAAGCCCGAGTACTACAGCACGTTGCGCTTCGGAGATCTGAACCGAGACGGCAAGGCCGACGTCTGTGCCCGCGCGGCCGCCGGGCTTCGCTGCTGGCTGAGCGACGGCAAGGGCTTCCCCGAGCAGGTGACGAGCGACGAGCTCTCGGACAAGAAGGGTTGGAACAAGCCGGAGTACTACTCCACCCTGCGCTTGGCGGACGACAGCGGCGACGGACGCGCGGACGTCTGCGGCCGCGGCATCGCCGGCGTGTTCTGCTGGGAGTTCGACGGCAAGGCGTTCTCGCCGCCGGTGACCGGCCCCGCCTGGAAGGACGAAAGCGGCTGGAACAAAATCATGTATTACTCGACGCTCCAGGCCGCCGGTGGCTGCGTAGCGAGCGAGGAAGTCTGCAACCAGGCGGACGACGACTGTGACGGCGAGGTCGACGAAGACGACGTGTGCGGCGGCTGGAACGACGGCGGCGTGGTGGGCGCCGCTGGTGCGGGCGGCGGTGCCGGTGCCGGCGGAAGCCCGAGCGGCGCGACGCCCCCGGCGCTTGCCCCGGACGAGTCCGGCTGCGGCTGCCGCACGCCACGCTCGCCGGTCGGCGGCGGGCTGCCCTTGTTCCTGGCGCTGGCTCTCGGTGGCTCCCTGTGGCTGCGGCGGCGCTCAGCGGGTGCGAACCAGCCACAAGATGACGAGCCCTACCAGGCCTAG
- a CDS encoding OmpA family protein, producing MALGVVGEWAYKPLVIYDENGDEVTAVVEHQVFAHVGGAVNLFDRLRLAASLPVSVVNSGDGGTVNGVAVSSDTGGGIGDLRLGADLRLLGTYRSPFSLAFGAQVHLPTGNQDAFTGDGKVRIVPRLMAAGDVGPMAYAVRASFNYRAQNDNFGGDPFGSELGFGAALGVRVLDDKLLLGPELTGSTVVSDGGDGIFDRRTTPVELIGGGHYTVADDWHIGLGAGPGLTRGYGSPKVRVLASLEYFPKVKEETAPPPPPDRDDDGILDQDDACPDVPGIRTDDPKTNGCPPPNDRDGDGIVDDKDACPDEKGVASEDPAKNGCPLPGDRDGDGITDDQDACPDEKGVANDDPAKNGCPPPKDTDGDGIIDPEDACPDQAGPASPDPKKNGCPKAKVVGKKIEILERVEFDTNKATIRPESDGVLTAVLDILKGHPEIKKVSVEGHTDNRGARFYNIGLSKRRAASVVKWLTSRGIDKGRLTSNGFGPDKPIDTNDTEDGRQNNRRVEFNIVQVEGTTNVKQ from the coding sequence ATGGCCCTCGGAGTGGTCGGCGAGTGGGCCTACAAGCCGCTGGTCATCTACGACGAGAATGGGGACGAGGTCACCGCCGTGGTGGAGCATCAGGTGTTCGCCCATGTCGGCGGCGCCGTGAACCTGTTCGACCGCTTGCGCCTGGCCGCCTCCTTGCCCGTGTCCGTCGTCAACAGCGGAGACGGCGGCACGGTGAACGGTGTGGCAGTGTCCAGCGACACCGGCGGCGGCATTGGCGATCTGCGGCTAGGGGCGGACCTGCGCCTGCTCGGCACGTACAGAAGCCCGTTCTCGCTGGCGTTCGGAGCGCAGGTGCATCTGCCGACGGGCAACCAGGACGCATTCACCGGCGACGGCAAGGTGCGCATCGTGCCCCGATTGATGGCCGCAGGAGACGTCGGGCCGATGGCCTACGCCGTTCGTGCCAGCTTCAACTACCGCGCGCAGAACGACAATTTCGGCGGGGATCCGTTCGGTAGCGAGCTCGGCTTCGGGGCCGCGCTCGGCGTTCGCGTTCTCGACGACAAGCTGCTGCTGGGACCCGAGCTCACCGGCTCCACGGTGGTGAGCGACGGCGGCGATGGCATCTTCGATCGCCGGACCACGCCCGTGGAGCTCATCGGCGGTGGCCACTACACCGTGGCGGACGATTGGCACATTGGTCTCGGCGCGGGTCCGGGTCTGACCCGTGGCTACGGCTCGCCCAAGGTGCGAGTGCTGGCGAGTCTCGAGTACTTCCCCAAGGTGAAGGAGGAGACGGCACCCCCGCCGCCGCCGGATCGCGACGACGACGGAATCCTGGATCAGGACGACGCCTGTCCCGACGTGCCCGGCATTCGCACCGACGATCCGAAGACCAACGGCTGCCCGCCGCCGAACGATCGGGACGGGGACGGTATCGTCGACGACAAGGACGCCTGCCCCGACGAGAAGGGCGTCGCCAGCGAAGACCCGGCCAAGAACGGCTGCCCGCTGCCGGGCGATCGCGACGGCGACGGCATCACCGACGACCAGGACGCGTGCCCGGACGAGAAGGGCGTCGCCAATGACGACCCGGCGAAGAACGGCTGCCCGCCGCCCAAGGACACCGATGGCGACGGCATCATCGATCCCGAGGACGCATGTCCGGATCAGGCCGGGCCGGCCAGCCCGGATCCGAAGAAGAACGGCTGCCCCAAGGCCAAGGTCGTCGGCAAGAAGATCGAGATCTTGGAGCGCGTCGAGTTCGACACCAACAAGGCCACGATCCGTCCGGAGAGCGACGGTGTGCTCACGGCGGTTCTCGACATCTTGAAGGGCCACCCGGAGATCAAGAAGGTGAGTGTGGAGGGCCACACGGACAATCGAGGCGCTCGCTTCTACAACATCGGGCTCAGCAAGCGGCGCGCGGCGTCCGTGGTGAAGTGGCTCACCAGCCGCGGCATCGACAAGGGTCGCCTGACGTCCAACGGCTTCGGTCCCGACAAACCCATCGACACGAACGACACCGAGGACGGTCGCCAGAACAACCGCCGCGTGGAGTTCAACATCGTGCAGGTCGAGGGCACGACCAACGTGAAGCAGTGA